In Rhodococcus pseudokoreensis, the DNA window ATGCCGGTGGTGGTCGGCGAATTCGCACAGCGCCGCGTACGCGGGTTCGGCGACGAACCGCGTCGGGCCGACGTTCGCGAACACGACCCCGGGCATCAGCGTCCGCACCCGGTCCATCGCCGCCGCGGCCGACGCCATCGCGATGGTCGTCGTCGCTGTGATCACCGGGGTCCCGTCGGCCAGGTCGAGGACGACGGCACCGTTCGCGCAGATCGCCTTGCCGCGGAATCCGCACGACTGCGCGAGTTCGTGCACCGAATGCCGGGCACGGGCCGTGGCCCACACCACCTCGACCCCCGAGCGTCGCGCATCCTCCATGGCCTGCGCGGTGCGCGGGGAGATCGTGCGGTCCGATCGCAGCAGGGTGCCGTCGAGGTCCGTCGCCAGTAGCCGAATTCGGGTCACCTCCGCATGATGCCAGGCGGCGCAGGTACCCAGTCGATAGCCTGGACAGCATGAGTCCTCGAGTACCCAGCATCGTGCTGAATTCCGGAACCATCGTCCCCCAGCTCGGCCTGGGGGTCTGGCAGGCCGACAACGACGAGACCGAACACGCCGTCGGGTTCGCCCTGGACGAGGCGGGCTACCGGCACATCGACACGGCCGCCGCCTACGGCAACGAGGAGGGTGTCGGCCGCGGCATCGCGAACTCGGGAGTCCCGCGGGAGGACATATTCCTCACCACCAAGTTGTGGAACTCGGACCAGGGCTACGAGCCGGCACTGAAGGCGTTCGACGCCAGCCTCGGACGTCTCGGTGTCGACTACGTCGACCTGTACCTGATCCATTGGCCGCTGCAGGACGACGACCGCATCCTCCGCACCTGGGATGCGCTGGAGAAGATCGCCGAGTCCGGGCGCGCCAAGGCGATCGGCGTGTGCAATTTCGAACCGCGTCACCTGCAGTTGCTGATCGACCGGGGCGGCGTCGTCCCGGCAGTCGACCAGGTGGAGTTGCATCCGCATCTGGCTCAGCAGGAGGTCCGGGGATTCGCCGTCGAGCACGGCATCGCCGTCGAATCGTGGAGCCCGCTCGGCGGCACCAGCAACTCGGGCTGGGGCGACGACTCCAAGCCGAACATCCTGCTCACCGACCCGATCATCACCCGCATCGGAGACCGGCACAGCAAGTCCCCGGCCCAGGTGCTGATCCGCTGGCATCTGCAGAGCGGGCTGATCGTCATCCCCAAGTCGGTCCACGAGTCGCGGATCCGCGAGAACATCGACGTGTTCGATTTCGAACTCAGCGAGCAGGACCTCAGCGAGATCGAGACGATGGACGACGGCGCCCGCGTCGGCGCGCACCCGGACGAGCTGAACATCGGCACCCCGGAGTAGGCGGCTTCGCCGCCCGTGCGTGGGTAACGAGTCCAGAGACTCATTAAGCACTCACGGGCGCGGAGCGCCTACAGCTTCACCGGCATCTCCTCGAGCCCGGACACGAAGTTGGCGGGACGACGCCGCAGCGGGGTGTCGTCGACGAGCATCATGTCGGGCAGCCGCGACAGCAGTTGTTCGAACATGATCTTCGCTTCGAGCCGGGCGAGTTGGTTGCCGAGGCAGAAGTGGGTGCCGAAACCGAACGCGACGTGCGGGTTCGGGGACCGTCCGACGTCGAACACCTCGGGGTTCTCGAATACCGCCTCGTCGAAGTTGGCGGATTCGAACAGCAGCATCATCTTCTCGCCCTCGCGGAGGGCGGTTCCGAAGAAGTCGACGTCGCGGGTGACGGTGCGGCACATGTTCTTGATCGGCGACGACCAGCGCAGCATCTCCTCGACCGCCGTGGGGATGCTTCCGGGGTCGTTCACGAGGCGTGCCTGCTGTTCGGGGTGGCGCAGCAGTTGCTCCATGCCGCCGCTGAGGACGTGCCGGGTGGTCTCGTCGCCGCCGATGAGGATCAGCAGGGTTTCGCCGACGATGTCCGCGTCGCTCAGCCGGTGCCCGTCGATTTCGCTGTGCACGAGGATGCTGGTGAGGTCGTCCGTCGGGTTCTTTCGCCGGTCCTCGATAGTGCGGAGGGTGAACTCGTTGAACGCCAGGTAGGCGTTGGCCTGCGCCTGCAGTCCTTCGGGGGTGGCGTTGCTGCCGAGCGCGTTCATCAGGTCGTCGGACCACTGCAGGAACAGGGCGCGTTCCTGGGGGCGCACGCCGAGCATGTCGCCGACGACGGCCATGGGCAGCGGCGCCGCGAGATCGCGTACGAAGTCCACTTCGTCCTTGTCGCAGGCGGCGTCGATGAGGTGGTCACAGATCTCGCGGATCCGGCCGACCTTCGCCTCGACCTGTTTGCGGGTGAAGCCGGCGTTGACGAGTCGGCGATGCTGCAGGTGCTGGGGGTCGTCCATGTCGATCATCTGGGGCAGCGGGCCCACCCCGGGCCGGATTCCGCCCGCGTTCGAGAACAACTCCGGATCGCGTTCGGCGGCCAGGACGGCCTCGTACGACGCGGCGCCGAGGATGCCGTCGGCGCGGTACACCGGTTCGTGGGCGCGCATCCAGGCGTATGCCTGCCGCGGGTCGCCGAGTTCGCCCGAGTAGAACCGTCCGTCGATGAGATCGAATTCCGGCCTGTCCGTCATCGAGACGCTCCTCCGCATTGAATCCCGCCGTTCGTGCCCCGATAATAGAACGTGTTCCTACTATGACGTAGTGGTATAGCGGCAGTTTTCACAGATCCCCGGCCCGAGAATTGACACGAGTTCTATTACCTGGAGGTGTGCGTGGTGACCAACGACGGCAGCAGCGGGCTCGCGAAGACGTCCGTACTCGTCACCGGCGGCGGCAGTGGCATCGGACTGGGCATCGCCACCGCGCTGGCCGCCGACGGCGCCCACGTCACGATCTGTGGTCGGAACGAGAAGAAACTGGCACGCGCGGCGGAGCAGATCAGCGCCGACAACCCGACGGGGACGGTCGACACGGTGACGGCCGACGTCACGAACGAGGACGACGTCGTCCGCGCGGTCGCGAAGGCGAGCGAGCGCACCGGGCAACTCGGCGGCGTCGTCACCTGCGCGGGCGGCAACGAGACGGTCGGGCCCGTGACCCAACTCGACGTCGACGCCTGGCGCAGAACCGTCGACCTCAACGTCACCGGCACGATGCTGACGATCAAGCACGCCGCCCGGGCACTGGTCGCCGGGGGCGGCGGTTCCATCGTCACCATCTCCTCGATCGCGAGCAGCAACACCCATCGCTGGTTCGGCGCGTACGGCCCGTCGAAGTCGGGCGTCGACAACCTGACGCGACTCGCCGCCGACGAACTCGGGGCCAGCAAC includes these proteins:
- a CDS encoding SDR family oxidoreductase, with amino-acid sequence MVTNDGSSGLAKTSVLVTGGGSGIGLGIATALAADGAHVTICGRNEKKLARAAEQISADNPTGTVDTVTADVTNEDDVVRAVAKASERTGQLGGVVTCAGGNETVGPVTQLDVDAWRRTVDLNVTGTMLTIKHAARALVAGGGGSIVTISSIASSNTHRWFGAYGPSKSGVDNLTRLAADELGASNVRVNCIRPGLTRTDLVALITDGGPVLDDYLANTPISRVGEVTDIAALAKFLLGPDSTWITGQIINVDGGQMLRRGPDFRSMFEPMFGADGLRGVVEP
- a CDS encoding cytochrome P450; its protein translation is MTDRPEFDLIDGRFYSGELGDPRQAYAWMRAHEPVYRADGILGAASYEAVLAAERDPELFSNAGGIRPGVGPLPQMIDMDDPQHLQHRRLVNAGFTRKQVEAKVGRIREICDHLIDAACDKDEVDFVRDLAAPLPMAVVGDMLGVRPQERALFLQWSDDLMNALGSNATPEGLQAQANAYLAFNEFTLRTIEDRRKNPTDDLTSILVHSEIDGHRLSDADIVGETLLILIGGDETTRHVLSGGMEQLLRHPEQQARLVNDPGSIPTAVEEMLRWSSPIKNMCRTVTRDVDFFGTALREGEKMMLLFESANFDEAVFENPEVFDVGRSPNPHVAFGFGTHFCLGNQLARLEAKIMFEQLLSRLPDMMLVDDTPLRRRPANFVSGLEEMPVKL
- a CDS encoding aldo/keto reductase, whose product is MSPRVPSIVLNSGTIVPQLGLGVWQADNDETEHAVGFALDEAGYRHIDTAAAYGNEEGVGRGIANSGVPREDIFLTTKLWNSDQGYEPALKAFDASLGRLGVDYVDLYLIHWPLQDDDRILRTWDALEKIAESGRAKAIGVCNFEPRHLQLLIDRGGVVPAVDQVELHPHLAQQEVRGFAVEHGIAVESWSPLGGTSNSGWGDDSKPNILLTDPIITRIGDRHSKSPAQVLIRWHLQSGLIVIPKSVHESRIRENIDVFDFELSEQDLSEIETMDDGARVGAHPDELNIGTPE